The genomic stretch TTGAGATGAATTTATTTGAATTAACTACCAGATGAATTGGTTTATATGATATGTCTATTATATCAAtgacatttaaatttttaaattaggaaATGAATTGACCTTGAGTAGCATATGTACTCAAAATTTATAATTAAGAAGAATATTAatcatttaattttataaaatgaaCAGCTGTTCTAGTTGATTGGAAACAGCTAAAagtataaaatgtattttgtgaatgcaaaattaaaagttaattttattatGGAGTGCAATTTGCCAACTAGAAATAAATTCTTGAGATGTAAGCAATATATTTTTGTAATGCTCTACCTATACATCAGAAAGGTCACATGTATATTTAAATGCCATATTACTAAAAAAGTTTAATGATTTCAATTGAAAAGCTATCATATGATTTAGCAATTTACAGATGAGTATGAAACAGCTATGATGCATATACACCTCCTTTTCCCTATGAACTACTTAAAAGCTTTACAGAGAAATAGTTTTATtaggtattttttaatattataaaCTGTTAGTTTCACTTACCTAAGTAAGTGTCCTAAGTCcctaattttctgcctttttttttttggtgtgtgtatGTGCTGTTCTTAcagattaatattttcattggCATTTGATATTATGGGTTTTCACTTAAATACGTCTCTCTCTCATGACAGGCTTTTAACTAATTTTGACTTTGTGTATTTTAACCCATGCACTTTCAACCTTTAATGCAGACATTACACATATATACAAGGTGCACAGGCTACAacatgacacttttttttttaatcagataCCACCACCTCCTTGACATGGTGCTGACACTGCCTGGGGTGATGGTCTTTCGCTTAAAACCTGAATACTTGCAGGCTCATACTTAAGTGAGTGGTAaaactttctgtatttcagtacAAGCTGTGTCTTGTGGAATGAATAAGAACCCAAAATAGTCTGCTAGACGAGACAACATAGATGCTTGGCAAATTCAGCATGTCTTCAAACTGGagaaaaatctttctgtaaTGGTCCAGCTTAGAAATCACCACATCTACCATTACCGGGCTAATTTCTGCTAGTTACATCTGCTCTAAGAGGAGCGGGTCTCTAGTTCTTAGTCAGGCTAAACTTGCACCAGAAACCACCTAAGACATTGCTTCAGCTCACTCTAATACTTCATTTTGGCACTTACTCAGTGAAAGGCCTTGGCCACGTGGGAATTATTCTATCCTGTAAGAGACCTTTCATACTCTGGGATACTGTTGTTTCTCCTGTACTGCTACCAACAAAAGCACTTCCCACGGCTCTCAATTTTAAGTAGTTTTGATCCATACACAGAATTGAAAGACTATGTAGTGAAACAAACTCTCTTTCAAAGCAATCTGAAATCCTCTAACTCTACATTCTTAACATAACTTAGTATCAAAGAAAGGAAGCAGATTGACACTGTGTGccatgaaacattttaaaaagcagaaacctTGTTATTCctgatgaaatatttaaatcctACATCAGTAGTAAATGGGATGCACTTTTGTCTCAAAGACTTTTTTGAGACTTAAGGACTTCTGGATCAGGTCCACCAGTTATTTCCTGCCTTGCTGTCACTCAATCTGGAACACTAAAGATGTCTTCTACTTAGTATCATTCAAACACACACTTCTGATGTCTATATCTTTGGCAAAGGAATGCTAACTAATGAAGCTAAACATATTCCTCTCAAGGTTTTCTATAACAGGGCAGTTTATAGAAAATTCTTCAGTAGAAGACAACTGCTTGGTTATTAATTTAGTAACTTGACCCTAAGAATGTGGTGTGGGAAATTAATTCAGAAtaataaatactaaaatattgtTAAGGAGCTGTACCATGGTAACTGTCCATTAACTTCTCATTATTTCAGATATGAGGGCTCTCATGGTATTGTCTCATCTCATTATTCCCTGAGAGGATAGATTCTTGGCAGTATTTGACATACATACAAATACATTAGTTTTACATGTCCTGTCATTACAAACATTTATCGAGCTGTGTTTTTTGTTGATTCAGAAGTCCATGACAAAGCGTATCTCTATCAACATGGTTGTGCCAAAGCTTGCTTGACAACTGCCACCACAGGATCTCACCTGaagctgaacagttccagaTTAATCCCTGCTGAAGTTTTGAAGGcactttttatttcactgtctcGTCATTAGGtaatcagaaaataaagctgATGTCATAAAAATATAAGGAGCAAATAACATATTCTCAGTGTTAGAATGCAAAATTCAGCAAATTATTGATCAGGTTGCTCAGTTTGTTTGGCTACATAGATTTCAATTTTAATAAAAGAGAACTTGCTGCAGTAACAAAggttattattttaaaagaaatatgccTAAACTCATACTTACATGGTGCCCAGTGAGAGATAAGGAATCCTACAGGCTGTCACCATCTACCAGGTACTTTTAAACACAGTTTTGTGACAAGTATCTTCCTCTCTGCAGGACAGTGACTGCCACTTTGTTGTACTGGCAGGGTAACAAGGATCTCAGCCCCTAAATTCTGCAGTTTTACAGAAGGTTAACATACGGGAAGCACGtttgggctctgctgtgccagagaCAACTTAAGCTGGGAACGGGTGTTTGTGGCTGGCCCTGTGGCCTGGACCTCTCTGAGCAGGGGCATCACTAACACTGACTGCTGCCCACTTCTGCACAAATACATATCCCAGTCTGTAGAACTTGACCTGTATGTTCATTCCCAGTATTGGCACCCTGCATTTATCTTTCTTCTCTCAGCTTAATGTGTaggaaacaaaatattgaaaataattttaaaaacccaacaacccaAACCCAAGGCCAACCCACCAACCAAAGCCAACAGGCACACCCgtctgcagcagctcccgggATTTTAAAGGTGTTTACCATGAGCAGCTCTCAGGTCACCGTGCGCTGAGCTCCGCTCGGCCGCCGCGATGGAGCCGGACCCGGCCCGCCGCCTCAGCGGGAAATGGCGGGAAGGCGGCGGCCGCGCGCGGGGCACCCGGAGAAGGATCAAATGAGACCGACGCGGCGGGACCGTCCCTGCTGACCCCTTTGTGAACGTGTTTATTTCACGCTGCGGTCGCGGGTCGCTTTACAGAAACATCTCATGCTGGACCCCGCGCGGGGTCGAAGACGGAGGGAAACACGTGTATTCAAACGTACCTATTAAATAACCTGTACACAAAACTTCAGTCTGTTACCCTGAAAGCACCGAGGGCCGAGCCCCAGCACGGCCACACCGACGCTGCCACCTCACCCCCGGGTGTCTGTAAGCCTCGACCCCCGCGGCCGGACCGATCCGGCCCCGCTCTTGCCCCACCGCCCGGGGCCTCCCCTCAGCCACGCTCCAGGCCGGGCGCCTGCCCCGGGACGGCCCCGGAGCCCTATGAGCGTCCAGTCCCGGGCCTGGGGATCCGCGAAGGCCGCCCCCAGCCGGCATCTGCTCGCCGTGCCCGGCGAGTGTCCGAGAGCTGGCCGCCctctccccgccgccgccgccgccctgcCCCCGGCGGCGAAACGCCCCCAGCCCGGGTCCCGCCGCGGcgcggctcggctcggcccgCAGAGGCAGCAGCCGCCGGCGGTCCCGGCGGTCACAGGTCGCGGCTGTCCTCCCGCTTGACGCCGTCCGCCGCCGCCTTCAGCTTCTTGTTCTGGTGGGTCTTGACGTGCTTGGCCAGGTGGTCGCTGCGCATGAAGCGCTTCCCGCACTCAGGGCAGACGAAGCGCTTCTCGCCCGTGTGAGTCCGCAGGTGCCGCTGCAGCTCGTCGGAGCGGGTGAAGCTCTTCCCGCAGAAGAGCCAGTTGCAGACGAAGGGCCGCTCGCCCGTGTGCCAGCGCAGGTGCGCCTTCAGGTGCGAGGTCTTGCCGTACACCTTGCCGCAGCCGGGGATATGGCAGATGTGCTGCTTCTTCTTGCCCGGCTCCGCCTCAGGGGCGCTGCCCGCGGCCGACTGGCAGTtggggcagcggcagcggcggcaccTCCTGGCCGTGGCCGCCAGGGGAGACTTGGTCTGCAGCAGGGCGGCGATCTGTGTCTGGTACTGAGCGAAGTCCGAGTGCCCCAGCACCAAGCTCCgcggcagcgccgccgccgcggggaAGCGGTGGCCGCAGCCTCCCGGAGCGCTGGCCTGCTGGATGCTCCACCAGGGGATGTCCTCGGGCGGCGGGTTGGGCGACAGCTGCCGGCAGGGCTGGGCGGGCGGAAGCAGGTTGGAGTAGCCGGGCGGCAGGGCGGCCTGGGCGGCGTAGGGGACGTAGGCGGGCGGGCAGCTGGACGGCAGGGCGGCCATGGAGGAGGGCAGCATCTTGACGGGGGAGAACTCGTAGGGGTAGGAGGGGTCCGCTGGTGGGGTGAGGGGCAGTTCGTGCGAACCCCCGAAGGAGGGCTGCAGGTGGTTCTTCTGAGGGGTCAGCCCCAAGCTGGGATGCGGCGGCGGCAGCCCTCCCGGGGAGTGCGCTGGCATCTCGCCGCTCCACGGGTGGAAGATCCTGGAGGGGGATCCCAGCGTCGGGTCGTAGGAGACCGGCAGGAAATCCGAGGGCGCTGCGCCCGGCTGCCCGATCCGGCTACAAGTAGCGGCCAGAAGAGCCAGGGGCGAGTGTTTGGCCAAGTCTGGGGAGGCGCTGGGGGTGCGGTCCTGCGAAGAAAcgggagggaggggagaatggaaggagggaagaaagcGCGTTACTCGCCGCTCGCCGACACCGGCCCGCGAGAAACTTCCCGCGCCGCTGCCCGTGCGCGGCCAGGGccgccccgccgctccccgcacGGCCGGTAAACTTTCCGAAAACAATGCGCACCCAGGGGGCAGGACGGAcccggcccccccgccccgcccagAGACCGGTCCCGCCTGCGGCCAGcaccgccggccccgccgccgctcctgGGTCAGGGAAGCAGCCGCTGTGGGCAGGACGGCATCCCCAGCGCCCCCCACACCTCTTGCCACGGAGCACTGCCTGGAGTTAGTGATGGGCTGCTGGCGGGAGAAGGAAGTTACCGGCCCGAGAAGCCCGAGCCCGGCCTCCTACCACCGCGGGGGTCCCCACCTACCTCTCCGGGCTGCCCGCCGGGTAAAGCCCCGGGAGGGAGGCGGCTGACACCAGCTGCCCCCGCGCAATGCGGCTCACAGCCGCAGGACTCGGCGCATCCCGACCTACACCGGGCGGGGGTACTGACCTGGAGGAAAGCCTGGAGGGAGTCGTTCCGGAGGACAGCCACCGCGGCCATGACTACTGCGCCCAGGGCGAAGGGAAGGCGCCGGGGCACTGCCGAGGCATGAGGACGCCGAGAGGAAGACGAGAAGCTGCCcagtttccttctctctccccctctctctccctttccttctgaTCTCTTCGCCTCCGTGCGCGTCCCACCCCCCTCGCGCTGCGCGATCTCCGCGGACTGTCTGACTGCGCCAGGATCACCTCCAAGAATTTGATAAGGACTTTGCTGGGCCGCCAACCAGTCAGAGGGAAGATTTATGGCTTTGAAGTTTGCCGCTACCCAATCATCAAAGAATAGCGGCTCTTTCAGAAGCGAAAGCAAATCCTTTGAATCCACAAAGCTCCTATGGTGTGTTTGTTGGTCTGGATAAAAGAACTGATTATTaggggggatgggaagggaggagatAAAGGCGGGACAATTAATGAAGTAATCACTATGTGGGAAATGTATATACACAAATAATTGGATTTTCTTGATCAAAGGACCCCTTACCGCCTAGAGACCCTCGCGTTGGATGTGCAAGACACTGgatcccccctcctttttttttttttttttttgcaattaaaTTTGTGGCAGAGTCCTAAAGTGACAACGCGTCTTTGTTATCGCTCGAGAAATCTGCCTCCGGATTCCTCTGATAGTGTTTAATGACTCAAAGTAACAGAGCACAGCGAGTTCACCTGATCGGGGCTGGTCGATCCCAGCCGTAAAACTTCCCTGGAGTAATTGTCGGTGGTTCCtccccgctccctccctccGCCCGCCCTTCCCCCGACGCTGAGGGGTATGCCCTCAATATGACTCCGCAAATAACCGTGCATTTTCTCTTCTGGTAGTTGGAGTTTCACATCGCTCAGCCGGCATTGCCCCCTTGTTACCGGGAGCCCCCGCCTGGCGCGGGGCCAGGCCAGGCGCCCAGCCGGGGCCGGGGAGGAGTGGCGGGCTGCCACCGGCAGCAAGCGCTCTCTCAGACAGACACACCGAGAAACCGGGTAGCCgggaagcagaagggaaaagttTCCTTTTCCCTAGAGGGAGCCGGGTGTAAAAgacataatttctttaaatgaagACCGGAGTCTCTCTTGGCGGGCCTGCCGAGCCGGCCTGTCTTGCGCAGGAGGGAGTGCAGGTCTGGGCGGCTCCTCGGGAGCACGAACGCTGCTACCGGGTCTCTGCCTCACCCGTTCACTCACCTCCTGCCCCAAAGCCAAGGTCGGCCCCGAGCGCTTTGTTACCTCACCCCGCACCTTTCGGCCTCTGTCTATACATGTCTATACCCGTGTGTGTATGAAGGATCTAACCTGCTTTGCGTTCGACCATGTGTGGCTATTGACCCTCTAACCAGCACCAGGCACATCTGGGTCACAGCTTGCCGCCATCGCCGGCTGCTGAGCTCAgtgggctgcagagctggcgGGACCCCTCGCATGTGCCGCCCAGCGAGGGGCAGGCGGGGCCCCGCGCTTCTCCGTGGGCCCGCTCAGCTCCGCGCTCCGCCGGGGGCCCTGGAAAcgctctcctctcctccccgcTTCCCCATCTGCTCCGAGGCCATCGCAAACGCCGGCCTGTTTGGCCAGGTACCAAACCAGGACGTTCATCTCCGTCTTGAGGAGGTGGGGGTGCTCTTTCAGGCAGATGCTGGCTGGCTCTGGTCCTCCGGAGCTGTTTGCACAGGTAACTCGATCCTCTCCGCAGTCGCTGGCTTCAATTGTATTCGCACCGCCACTGAAGTCTCTTTAAACGCCAGCACACAGAGATCTTTATCTGCCTTTCCTGTGGAAACAATCACTGTCCGCTCAAAGACTTTCAAGAGTTGTAGGGCTTGAATTAGATCGGTTTCTTTGAAGGGATTAAAGTGCCAAGTCCTCTCCCACGGCTCCATATTGAATCCTGGGGAGAAATAAAAGCTCGACCCCGTGTAACACTACGCAGCAGCCATATCAAGCTCTTCCCATGTGCCAGGTAACCGTTTCACCAGGTCGGCAACAGGGAGACAAGGGTCTCCCATCCAGCGCTTTTACCATGCCCTGATGCATCGAGGCAAGGCTCGCCGCTGCTGCAGGACCCCGCGGCCTGGCGGCAGCCCCCGCCAGGGCGTGAGGTTGTGGGCGATAGGATTCCCCATCCGCCTGCAAGGGTGCAAGGCTCACGGGGTCCGGCACCTCCATCCACCACACACGAACACCTCCCAGTACCGCCGATGCGCGATCCGCCGGGGGCCGCACCGCGTCCACACGGGACATGGCGGCAAACAGGGAACCACAGCAAGCCCCGGCCGACAGCGCGGCCGGGAGGGCGCGCACACAGGCATAGCCCCGCACACCCCGCCCGCAGCCGTCGAGTGCCCCCCGCTCACTGCCAAGCTCCAGCCGCGCCACTAGA from Corvus hawaiiensis isolate bCorHaw1 chromosome 7, bCorHaw1.pri.cur, whole genome shotgun sequence encodes the following:
- the SP5 gene encoding transcription factor Sp5, with product MVERKADQQTHHRSFVDSKDLLSLLKEPLFFDDWVAANFKAINLPSDWLAAQQSPYQILGGDPGAVRQSAEIAQREGGGTRTEAKRSEGKGERGGERRKLGSFSSSSRRPHASAVPRRLPFALGAVVMAAVAVLRNDSLQAFLQDRTPSASPDLAKHSPLALLAATCSRIGQPGAAPSDFLPVSYDPTLGSPSRIFHPWSGEMPAHSPGGLPPPHPSLGLTPQKNHLQPSFGGSHELPLTPPADPSYPYEFSPVKMLPSSMAALPSSCPPAYVPYAAQAALPPGYSNLLPPAQPCRQLSPNPPPEDIPWWSIQQASAPGGCGHRFPAAAALPRSLVLGHSDFAQYQTQIAALLQTKSPLAATARRCRRCRCPNCQSAAGSAPEAEPGKKKQHICHIPGCGKVYGKTSHLKAHLRWHTGERPFVCNWLFCGKSFTRSDELQRHLRTHTGEKRFVCPECGKRFMRSDHLAKHVKTHQNKKLKAAADGVKREDSRDL